A region of Pongo pygmaeus isolate AG05252 chromosome 15, NHGRI_mPonPyg2-v2.0_pri, whole genome shotgun sequence DNA encodes the following proteins:
- the INSM2 gene encoding insulinoma-associated protein 2: MPRGFLVKRTKRTGGSYRVRLAERVFPLLGPQGAPPFLEEAPSASLPGAERAAPPTREEPGKGLTAEAAREQSGSPCRAAGVSSGTGGREGAEWRAGGREGSGPSPSPSPSPSPAKPAGAELRRAFLERCLSSPVSAESFPGGAAAVAAFSCSVAPAAAPTSGEQFLLPLRAPFPEPALQPDPAPLSAALQSLKRAAGGERRGKAPTGCASGPAAAGIKKPKAIRKLSFADEVTTSPVLGLKIKEEEPGAPSRGLGGSRTPLGEFICQLCKEQYADPFALAQHRCSRIVRVEYRCPECDKVFSCPANLASHRRWHKPRPAAANAATVSSADGKPLSSSSSSSRDSGAIASFLAEGKENSRIERTADQHPQARDSSGADQHPDSAPRQGLQVLTHPEPPLSQGPYTEGVLGRRVPVPGSTSGGRGSEIFVCPYCHKKFRRQAYLRKHLSTHEAGSARALAPGFGSERGAPLAFACPLCGAHFPTADIREKHRLWHAVREELLLPALAGAPPETPGPSGPSDGSAQQIFSCKHCPSTFFSSPGLTRHINKCHPSESRQVLLLQMPLRPGC, encoded by the coding sequence ATGCCAAGGGGCTTCCTGGTGAAGCGAACTAAACGGACAGGCGGCTCGTACCGAGTTCGCCTTGCGGAGCGTGTCTTCCCTCTGCTGGGGCCCCAGGGGGCGCCGCCCTTCTTGGAGGAGGCTCCCAGCGCCTCCTTGCCCGGTGCGGAGCGGGCGGCGCCCCCCACCCGAGAGGAACCAGGAAAGGGGCTGACGGCGGAGGCGGCCCGGGAACAGTCGGGGTCGCCATGTCGGGCGGCTGGGGTGAGCTCGGGGACGGGCGGGCGGGAAGGCGCGGAGTGGCGGGCGGGTGGCAGGGAAGGTTCcgggcccagccccagccccagccccagccccagtccagcGAAGCCGGCAGGCGCAGAGCTGCGTCGGGCGTTCCTGGAGCGCTGCCTCAGCTCGCCTGTCTCCGCCGAGTCCTTCCCCGGGGGCGCCGCCGCCGTGGCCGCTTTCTCCTGCTCCGTGGCGCCAGCAGCCGCACCAACCTCGGGGGAGCAGTTTCTGCTGCCGCTCCGGGCGCCGTTCCCAGAGCCCGCGCTTCAGCCGGACCCTGCGCCCCTCTCGGCCGCCCTGCAGAGTCTGAAGCGGGCGGCCGGCGGCGAGCGCCGCGGCAAGGCACCCACGGGCTGCGCGTCTGGACCCGCGGCCGCGGGAATCAAGAAGCCAAAGGCCATAAGGAAGTTGAGCTTTGCCGATGAGGTGACCACATCCCCTGTCCTGGGCCTGAAGATCAAGGAGGAGGAGCCCGGAGCGCCGTCTCGGGGCTTGGGGGGCAGCCGCACGCCGCTGGGGGAGTTCATCTGCCAGCTGTGCAAGGAGCAGTACGCAGACCCCTTCGCGCTGGCCCAGCACCGCTGCTCCCGCATCGTGCGCGTAGAGTACCGCTGCCCTGAGTGCGACAAGGTGTTCAGCTGTCCTGCGAACCTGGCCTCCCATCGCCGCTGGCATAAGCCGCGTCCTGCGGCTGCAAACGCCGCCACAGTCTCCTCCGCCGACGGGAAGCCGCTTTCTTCGTCGTCTTCGTCCTCCCGGGACTCCGGGGCCATTGCATCTTTTCTGGCGGAGGGAAAGGAGAACAGCCGGATAGAGCGGACTGCGGATCAGCACCCGCAGGCCAGGGACAGCTCCGGGGCGGATCAGCACCCGGACAGCGCCCCGAGGCAGGGCCTCCAGGTGCTGACGCATCCAGAGCCACCGCTGTCTCAGGGCCCCTACACGGAGGGGGTGTTGGGGCGCCGGGTGCCTGTGCCGGGCAGTACCAGTGGTGGTAGGGGATCCGAGATTTTCGTGTGCCCATATTGCCACAAAAAGTTTCGTCGCCAAGCCTATCTGCGCAAGCACCTGAGCACTCACGAGGCGGGCTCGGCCCGTGCGCTAGCGCCGGGCTTTGGCTCCGAACGCGGTGCCCCACTTGCCTTCGCTTGCCCCTTGTGCGGAGCGCACTTCCCTACCGCAGATATCAGGGAGAAGCACCGGCTGTGGCATGCTGTCCGCGAGGAGCTGCTCCTGCCCGCTCTGGCGGGGGCTCCTCCCGAAACGCCGGGCCCTAGCGGGCCATCTGACGGGAGTGCCCAGCAAATTTTCTCGTGCAAGCACTGCCCGTCCACTTTTTTTAGCTCTCCGGGGCTGACCCGGCACATCAATAAGTGCCACCCCTCAGAAAGTCGGCAAGTGCTGCTGCTGCAGATGCCACTGCGGCCTGGCTGCTGA